A window from Malassezia japonica chromosome 1, complete sequence encodes these proteins:
- a CDS encoding uncharacterized protein (EggNog:ENOG503NVMR; COG:Q; BUSCO:EOG09262PIH), which translates to MTEGETITCKAAIAWEAGKPLSVEDVRVAPPRAGEVRVHVLFNGLCHTDVYTLSGKDPEGAFPAILGHEGSGIVESVGEGVTDVKKGDHVVLLYTAECRKCKFCLSGKTNLCQAVRATQGQGVMPDHTKRFTSARTGEELYHFMGTSSLSQYTVVSQYSLVAVDPKAPMDRTCLLGCGVTTGYGAAVYTAKVEPNSTVAVWGAGCVGLAVIRGAKERGASRIIAIDTNPQKESWATKFGATDFINPADLKGDGKSDPVVAKLVEMTDGGLDYTFDCTGNVKVMRSALEACHKGWGVSTIIGVAASGEEIATRPFQLVTGRKWQGSAFGGVKGRTQLPGLVDRYVQGTFPVDDYVTHRVSLTDVNQGLEYMKDGECIRCVVDLSE; encoded by the coding sequence ATGACGGAAGGCGAGACGATTACGTGCAAAGCAGCGATTGCGTGGGAGGCCGGCAAGCCTCTGAGTGTGGAAGATGTGCGTgtggcgccgccgcgcgcgggcgaggtgcgtgtGCATGTGCTGTTCAACGGCCTGTGCCACACCGACGTCTACACGCTCTCTGGCAAGGACCCCGAGGGTGCCTTTCCGGCGATCCTCGGCCACGAGGGCTCGGGTATTGTCGAGTcggtcggcgagggcgTGACGGATGTGAAGAAGGGCGACCATGTCGTTCTCCTGTACACTGCCGAGTGCCGCAAGTGCAAGTTCTGCCTGTCGGGCAAGACGAACCTGTGCCAGGccgtgcgtgcgacgcaGGGCCAGGGTGTGATGCCCGACCACACGAAGCGCTTCACCTCGGCGCGTaccggcgaggagctgTACCACTTTATGGGCACTTCGAGCCTCAGCCAGTACACGGTTGTGTCGCAGTACTCGCTGGTGGCCGTCGACCCCAAGGCGCCGATGGACCGCACCTGCCTGCTCGGCTGTGGTGTGACGACCGGCTACGGTGCCGCAGTGTACAcggccaaggtcgagcCGAACTCGACCGTGGCTGTGTGGGGCGCGGGCTGTGTCGGTCTCGCCGTCATCCGCGGCGCaaaggagcgcggcgcgtcgcgcatcaTTGCCATCGACACGAACCCCCAGAAGGAGTCGTGGGCGACCAAGTTTGGCGCGACCGACTTTATCAACCCTGCCGACCTCAAGGGCGACGGCAAGAGCGACCCTGTCGTGGccaagctcgtcgagatGACCGACGGCGGTCTCGACTACACCTTTGACTGCACCGGCAACGTCAAGGTGATGCGctctgcgctcgaggcgtgcCACAAAGGCTGGGGTGTCTCGACGATcatcggcgtcgcggcgtcgggcgaGGAGATCGCTACGCGCCCCTTCCAGCTCGTGACTGGCCGCAAGTGGCAGGGCTCGGCGTTTGGTGGCGTCAagggccgcacgcagctgcccGGCCTTGTGGACCGTTATGTGCAAGGCACGTTCCCTGTGGACGACTATGTGACGCATCGCGTCTCGCTCACCGACGTGAACCAGGGCCTGGAGTACATGAAGGACGGCGAGTGCATTCGCTGTGTCGTAGACCTGTCGGAGTAG
- a CDS encoding uncharacterized protein (EggNog:ENOG503NWD0; COG:G) yields the protein MKYFLGVDVGTGSARAALMEEGGRIVGQVAHKLSTWKYKSDDRLYEQSGDQVWAAIAHCVRSVVQEAQVDPASVAGIGFDATCSLVVTDRSGKAISVTPRGEQTAESAERNVILWADHRAEDEAKAINATGHKVLNYVGGTMSLEMETPKTLWLKKNMDDATFASAMFFDLPDYLTYRATDAKARSNCSLVCKYGYIPPGVAGSELGWQPDFLEAIGLGSLAGDDQSFEALGGVPGRNGLVLTAGMPVGAGLSERAASELGLLPHTPVASALIDAYAGWVGTVAAVDEAKADEKTTLHDSRTRLVAIAGTSTCYCVQSADGVRVDGVWGPYKNAVFPDFWMNEGGQSSTGQLIDFILETHPAYAELQAEAEEKKTNAFALLQASLEEQAAAKGYDASLAGLLLLVKHMHMYPDFYGNRSPLADSSLRGMMSGLSLDRSRADLARKYLLTLEAIALQTRHIVKEMNASGHAIDAIYMSGGGQARNRLLAQLIADACGLRVQMPVEASESVVTGSAILGQLAAEITEEKASTRAPSAVLTTQDEVNKLGTQYAERLWQIMASTTKGGHSIHPDATTKIKALLDAKYKVRRPINLDFPRVH from the coding sequence ATGAAGTATTTCCTGGGTGTGGATGTCGGCACAGGGtccgcgcgtgcggcgctcatGGAAGAGGGCGGCCGGATCGTCGGGCAGGTCGCGCATAAGCTGAGTACGTGGAAGTACAAGAGCGACGACCGCCTGTACGAGCAGTCGGGCGACCAGGTCTGGGCGGCGATCGCAcactgcgtgcgcagcgtcgtgcAGGAAGCCCAGGTCGACCCCGCGTCCGTCGCGGGCATCGGCTTTGACGCGACATGCTCGCTTGTCGTGACGGATAGGAGCGGCAAGGCAATCAGCGTCACGCCGCGGGGCGAGCAGACCGCCGAGAGCGCCGAACGCAACGTGATTCTCTGGGCGGACCACCGTGCGGAGGACGAGGCAAAGGCGATCAACGCCACAGGGCACAAGGTCCTCAACTACGTCGGAGGTACCATGTCGCTCGAGATGGAGACGCCCAAGACGCTCTGGCTCAAGAAGAACATGGACGACGCCACATTTGCGAGCGCCATGTTCTTCGATCTGCCCGACTACCTGACGTACCGCGCGACggacgccaaggcgcgctcCAACTGCAGCCTCGTGTGCAAGTACGGCTACATTCCGCCGGGCGTCGCTGGCAGCGAGCTCGGCTGGCAGCCAGACTTTCTCGAGGCCATCGGACTGGGGTCGCTCGCGGGAGACGACCAGTcgttcgaggcgctcggcggcgtgccgggccGCAATGGGCTCGTGCTCACCGCAGGCATGccggtcggcgcgggcctttccgagcgcgcggcaagcGAGCTCGGCCTTTTGCCACACACGCCtgtcgcctcggcgctgatCGACGCCTATGCGGGGTGGGTCGGCACTGtggcggccgtcgacgaggccaaggcggacGAAAAGACGACGCTGCAcgactcgcgcacgcgcctcgtcgcgatCGCAGGCACCAGCACATGCTACTGTGTCCAGAGCGCCGATGGCGTGCGTGTCGACGGCGTCTGGGGGCCGTACAAGAACGCCGTCTTTCCCGACTTTTGGATGAACGAGGGTGGGCAGAGCTCGACCGGCCAGCTGATCGACTTTATCCTCGAGACGCACCCTGCCTATGCCGAGCtccaggccgaggcggaggaaAAGAAGACGAATGCGTTTGCGCTCCTCCaggcctcgctcgaggagcaggcggcggccaaggGCTACgatgcgtcgctcgccggcctgctgctgctcgtcaAGCACATGCACATGTACCCCGACTTTTACGGCAACCGTTCGCCACTTGCCGACTCGTCGCTGCGGGGTATGATGAGCGGTCTGTCGCTCGACcggtcgcgcgccgacctcgcgcgcaagtACCTCTtgacgctcgaggcgatcgcgctgcagacgcgccACATTGTCAAGGAGATGAACGCGTCCGGCCACGCGATCGACGCTATTTACatgtcgggcggcggccagGCCCGCAACCGCCTCCTGGCACAGCTCATTGCCGACGCGTGTGGCCTGCGTGTCCAGATGCCGGTCGAGGCGTCCGAGAGCGTCGTGACTGGCTCGGCAATCCTCGggcagctcgccgccgagatTACCGAAGAAAAGGCGAGCACGCGTGCGCCTAGCGCCGTGCTGACCACGCAAGACGAGGTCAAcaagctcggcacgcagtacgccgagcgcctgtgGCAGATCATGGCGAGCACGACCAAGGGAGGGCACTCGATCCACCCCGACGCCACGACCAAGATCAAGGCACTGCTCGATGCGAAATAcaaggtacgtcgccctATTAACCTAGATTTTCCGCGAGTGCATTga
- the HSX11 gene encoding ceramide glucosyltransferase (COG:I; COG:M; TransMembrane:4 (i7-31o392-411i418-437o457-479i); EggNog:ENOG503NX2E; CAZy:GT21), translated as MAGWAQLFGAVLAAGALGWYVAIWTICLLGWKVAHELFGNPYPRSPLSAICAESEREDAPLASSEPSSAAPGVSVLRPLAGLDCNLFTNLCSLFEQQYPSDRFEVLLSVMSDADQALPVARQVVARYPHIASNIIIGAADSGVNPKINNLVRPYAEAKYDIVWVVDSQVWLAPQAMGRAVDALMMQPPSPPPAVLHRQPHGARVGLVHHVPLGVLPANTWGSHIERAFLSTTHAKMYLAINAVAIDSCVMGKSNMYRKSDLAQVPDTFFAYDAEKGAGDDAIGSRAFDVPDAGAPESVVVDMQPPSHDVVQTASRPLARFGIYLAEDNMLALSLWRAPLNLAHRISPGDVAHVAVGDIQTIAEYAKRRMRWIRVRRHMVPAATYLEPLTESLVAGVCGWIGLYTWLFVPLIGAVHGRMYYALFSLFYALHLAAWYYVDIHVLSSLRCGNPLPDAESKYFFGAWCMRELLAFPIWLWAMVGSTVTWRGKRYRILQDARAARMSGDRGLAD; from the exons ATGGCCGGATGGGCACAGCTCTTCGGAGCGGTCCTTGCGGCGGGTGCATTGGGGTGGTACGTTGCCATCTGGACGATCTGTCTTTTGGGATGGAAAGTAGCGCATGAGCTCTTTGGCAACCCCTACCCCCGTTCCCCCCTCTCGGCAATCTGTGCAGAGAGCGAGCGGGAAGATGCGCCTCttgcctcgagcgagccgtcgagtgccgcgccgggcgtgtCGGTGCTGCGTCCCCTCGCCGGTCTCGACTGCAATCTGTTTACGAACCTGTGCTCGCTATTTGAGCAGCAATACCCCAGCGACCGCTTCGAGGTGCTCCTGAGCGTCATGTCGGACGCCGACCAGGCCCTGCCGGTCGCGCGCCAAGTCGTGGCGCGCTATCCCCACATTGCGAGCAACATCATCATCG GCGCGGCCGATTCCGGTGTGAACCCTAAAATCAACAATCTCGTGCGGCCGtacgccgaggccaagtACGATATTGTGTGGGTCGTCGATTCCCAAGTGTGGCTTGCGCCTCAGGCGATGGGCCGCGCGGTGGATGCGCTAATGATGCAGCCGCCGTCCCCGCCGCCAGCGGTGCTGCACCGGcagccgcacggcgcgcgcgtcggcctcgtccaccACGTCCCCCTCGGTGTGCTGCCCGCCAACACCTGGGGCTCTCACATTGAGCGTGCGTTCTTGAGCACGACGCATGCCAAGATGTACCTCGCTATTAATGCCGTTGCGATCGATAGCTGCGTGATGGGCAAGAGCAACATGTACCGCAAGAGCGACCTCGCCCAGGTGCCGGACACCTTTTTCGCATACGATGCAGAGAAAGGCGCCGGAGACGACGCGATCGGCAGCCGTGCGTTTGACGTGCCTGATGCGGGCGCACCTGAATCGGTCGTTGTCGACATGCAGCCGCCGTCGCACGACGTCGTGCagaccgcgtcgcggccgctcgctcgCTTCGGCATCTACCTTGCCGAGGACAACATGCTGGCTTTGAGTCTatggcgcgcgccgctgaaCCTTGCTCACCGCATTTCACCCGGGGACGTTGCGCATGTCGCTGTCGGCGATATCCAGACGATTGCCGAATACGCCAAGCGGCGTATGCGCTGGATCCGTGTGCGCCGTCACATGGTCCCTGCCGCGACGTATCTCGAGCCGCTGACCGAGAGCTTGGTGGCCGGCGTCTGCGGCTGGATCGGCCTGTATACGTGGCTCTTTGTGCCGCTCATTGGCGCGGTGCATGGCCGGATGTACTATgcgctcttttcgctcTTTtacgcgctgcacctcgcggcgTGGTACTATGTCGATATCCATGTCCTGTCCTCGCTGCGGTGCGGCAACCCCCTTCCCGATGCAGAGAGCAAGTACTTTTTCGGCGCGTGGTGTATGCGCGAGCTACTTGCCTTCCCCATCTGGCTCTGGGCGATGGTCGGATCTACGGTGACGTGGCGCGGCAAGCGCTACCGCATCCTGCAGgatgcacgcgccgcacgcatgTCGGGCGACCGTGGCCTTGCCGACtag
- a CDS encoding uncharacterized protein (COG:D; EggNog:ENOG503NVRH), with translation MPRRGGVQGKRPIPHVKKIIAVSSGKGGVGKSTVSANLALGLAATSSEVLGRRARVGILDLDIFGPSIPKLMHLEDMGEPELTKRSNADTPVVWRGLMVMKAVQQLLFDVDWRAGVSPETDTTTSDLPGLDALVIDMPPGTGDVALSLSQLVQVDGAVVVSTPQDVALTDARKGITMFQKVNVPILGLVLNMSHFIAPDTGASYPIFGSSEKFDALATRLNVPVLGKLPLEM, from the exons ATGCCCCGGCGGGGGGGCGTCCAGGGTAAGCGGCCCATTCCCCACGTCAAAAAGATCATTGCCGTGTCGAGTGGCAAGGGAGGGGTAGGCAAGAGCACGGTCTCTGCAAacctggcgctcggcctcgctgcgacctcgtccgaggtcctcgggcgccgtgcgcgtgtCGGTATTCTCGATCTAGACATCTTTGGGCCGAGTATTCCAAAGCTCATGCACCTCGAGGATATGGGCGAACCGGAGCTCACAAAGC GCTCGAATGCGGATACGCCGGTCGTCTGGCGGGGCCTGATGGTCATGAAAGCCGTACAGCAGCTGCTGTTTGACGTCGACTGGCGCGCAGGCGTCTCGCCTGAAACCGATACCACTACGTCGGATTTGCCAGGACTCGATGCTTTGGTAATCGATATGCCGCCTGGCAccggcgacgtcgcgctgAGCCTGAgccagctcgtgcaggtcGACGGTGCAGTCGTCGTCAGCACGCCCCAGGACGTTGCGTTGACAGACGCACGCAAGGGAATTACCATGTTCCAAAAGGTCAATGTCCCG AttctcggcctcgtgctCAACATGTCGCACTTTATTGCCCCGGACACAGGCGCGTCCTACCCCATTTTTGGCTCTAGCGAAAAGTTTGATGCTTTGGCGACCCGCCTTAACGTGCCAGTGCTCGGCAAGTTGCCGCTCGAAAT GTGA
- a CDS encoding uncharacterized protein (EggNog:ENOG503NUD0; COG:U; TransMembrane:8 (i78-97o117-135i147-166o172-197i228-249o269-288i308-327o347-365i)) has protein sequence MASAVGSFVSNIWKVHRPLFEQEGYEAEPVVDDKPPAKLPDAAEVSDEARANIKNDDDAKQVGVAIAEATYALTGKTWYIMMASLIVAYFVFALDNITTSSYLYTSVTQVNGSFNDYYTAAAIQGVIVGVAKLVIGKLADIYGRFSASIITLFFYVLGFLILAVSQNADTQIAGIAFQSIGNSGLQIVMWVIMADFLSARMRAFAKKSGLVPVHPYLRHGFLHGAKEFIMDADIGGMVLVLVGFIFILLPLNRGGNPSFQAGSVAWKTPWIIALFVVGGVCLIALPFYEIYVSPRPFIRRRWLNSDVVLAMVIAFFDFMTFNISFQMLFHDLGMRQIQAYNDAAEHALWAGIVFCAFVLICSLFVKDWILPRSQNVVSDELPEKNPFRMASDNTYDGAVEQVEKSNVVPPSYNEFPHTGENVVSQANENVVQQGKEKAK, from the exons ATGGCATCGGCAGTTGGAAGTTTTGTGAGCAATATCTGGAAGGTCCACCGGCCTCTCTTTGAGCAGGAGGGCTACGAAGCCGAGCCAGTTGTCGATGATAAGCCTCCGGCCAAGCTGCCTGATGCGGCCGAGGTGAGCGATGAGGCTCGCGCCAACATCAAGAATGATGACGATGCCAAGCAAGTTGGTGTTGCCATTGCCGAGGCAACTTATGCACTGACTGGCAAGACATGGTACATTATGATGGCATCACTCATCGTTGCGTACTTTGTGTTTGCGTTGGACAACATTACGACGTCATCTTACCTTTACACTTCCGTGACCCAGGTTAATGGTTCCTTCAATGATTATTACACTGCAGCTGCGATCCAAGGTGTAATTGTCGGTGTTGCAAAGCTTGTGATTGGCAAGCTCGCTGATATCTACGGACGTTTCTCAGCGTCAATTATCACTCTCTTCTTCTATGTCTTGGGTTTCCTTATCCTTGCTGTCTCTCAAAATGCAGACACGCAGATTGCAGGTATCGCCTTTCAATCGATTGGCAACTCGGGTCTGCAGATCGTAATGTGGGTCATTATGGCCGACTTTTTGTCTGCACGGATGAGGGCCTTTG CCAAGAAGAGTGGATTGGTTCCGGTGCATCCCTACCTCAGGCATGGTTTCTTGCATGGTGCAAAGGAGTTTATCATGGATGCTGACATCGGTGGTATGGTCCTGGTGCTCGTGGGCTTCATTTTCATCCTGCTCCCTCTGAATCGCGGTGGTAACCCCTCTTTCCAAGCCGGCTCTGTTGCTTGGAAGACCCCTTGGATTATCGCCTTGTTCGTGGTTGGTGGCGTGTGTCTCATCGCTCTTCCATTCTATGAAATTTACGTCTCGCCTCGCCCATTCATTCGTCGCCGCTGGCTTAACTCGGACGTGGTGTTGGCGATGGTGATTGCCTTTTTCGACTTTATGACGTTCAACATTTCGTTCCAGATGCTATTCCA CGATTTGGGCATGCGACAGATTCAGGCGTACAACGATGCTGCCGAACATGCGCTGTGGGCCGGTATCGTTTTCTGCGCCTTTGTCCTGATCTGTTCTCTGTTTGTCAAGGACTGGATCCTTCCCCGTTCGCAGAACGTTGTCAGCGATGAGCTGCCCGAAAAGAACCCCTTCCGCATGGCGTCCGACAATACTTACGACGGCGCAGTCGAGCAGGTGGAAAAGAGCAACGTCGTTCCTCCTTCGTACAACGAGTTCCCCCACACCGGTGAGAACGTTGTCTCGCAGGCCAACGAGAATGTTGTCCAGCAGGGCAAGGAGAAAGCCAAGTAA
- a CDS encoding uncharacterized protein (COG:P; TransMembrane:6 (i67-84o174-194i328-349o369-395i415-431o437-457i); EggNog:ENOG503NV25): MPLHGTDMVSEPSNGSNPEKNDGAMAVGTHDAVVPGRNDATAPAEKFEKEDDPNEYVKYLGFSGTKLNLLIAICAGVGFVLFGYDQGVMGSLLNLPPFQERFPEINADLDKVYNTSHYSTMQGAVVGIYEIGCFAGSVSCILWGNYFGRRKMIWGGSLYAREHWDHIPHVNASWQVPIAFQIVLVLPTFLTIWMPESPRWLMLRGREREARRVLSALDEVPLGDHSIDVHIFEIKQSLEISSSVRLRDLFKQGDGHYFHRTCLAFVVQMFQQISGINLITYYAGTIFESSIGLSDIQSRILAACNGTEYFLASIIAIFTIERVGRRKLMIWTALGMACTMGILCALLSHRALEMSGSEYDPATAQNKGPAIAACVFLFVFNSFFAIGWLGMTWLYPAECTPLPIRAQANGISTSANWLFNFMVVMITPVAFSTINNYTYLIFAAINLLMVPASWWIFPETAGRSLEEMDLIFAKSSCWNPYDVVRIEKKTPRRYDRDGNLREDPVSEVEQLAAVEDFHP; the protein is encoded by the exons ATGCCTTTACACGGTACAGACATGGTCTCGGAACCTTCGAATGGATCTAATCCCGAAAAGAATGACGGTGCTATGGCTGTGGGCACGCACGATGCTGTCGTGCCCGGCAGAAACGATGCTacggcgcccgccgagaAGTTTGAGAAGGAGGATGACCCGAACGAGTATGTCAAGTACCTGGGCTTTTCGGGCACCAAGCTCAACCTCCTCATCGCAATCTGTGCTGGTGTTGGTTTCGTTTTGTTCGGTTATGACCAGGGTGTCATGGGCAGTTTACTGAACTTGCCGCCGTTCCAGGAACGGTTCCCAGAAATCAATGCCGATCTCGACAAGGTTTACAACACTAGCCACTACTCGACTATGCAGGGTGCTGTTGTTGGTATTTACGAAATTGGCTGTTTCGCTGGCTCCGTCTCTTGTATCCTATGGGGTAACTACTTTGGTCGCCGCAAGATGATTTGGGGTGGCAGTCTGTAC GCCCGTGAACACTGGGACCATATCCCACACGTCAATGCGTCGTGGCAAGTGCCCATTGCATTCCAGATCGTGCTGGTTCTCCCCACCTTCCTCACTATTTGGATGCCCGAGAGTCCCCGTTGGCTTATGCTTCGTGGCAGGGAGAGGGAGGCCCGTCGCGTCCTCTCTGCTCTGGACGAAGTACCTCTCGGCGACCACTCTATTGATGTGCACATCTTTGAGATCAAACAGAGTCTCGAGATTtccagcagcgtgcgcttgcgcgATCTGTTCAAGCAAGGTGATGGTCACTACTTCCACCGCACTTGTCTTGCCTTTGTCGTCCAGATGTTCCAGCAAATCAGTGGTATTAACCTGATCACCTACTATGCCGGCACAATTTTCGAGAGCAGCATCGGCCTCAGCGACATTCAATCTCGTATTCTTGCTGCCTGCAACGGTACCGAGTACTTTTTGGCTTCAATCATCGCGATTTTCACTATCGAGAGGGTCGGCCGCAGGAAGCTCATGATCTGGACCGCGTTGGGTATGGCGTGTACGATGGGCATTCTTTGTGCGCTTTTGAGCCACAGGGCGCTTGAAATGTCTGGTTCGGAATATGACCCTGCAACCGCCCAAAACAAGGGCCCTGCTATCGCCGCTTGTGTCTTCCTCTTTGTCTTCAACTCGTTCTTCGCCATTGGATGGCTGGGCATGACGTGGCTGTACCCTGCCGAATGCACTCCTCTTCCCATTCGTGCACAAGCAAACGGTATCTCGACGAGTGCCAACTGGCTCTTCAACTTTATGGTCGTCATGATTACCCCCGTGGCGTTCTCCACGATCAACAACTACACCTATTTGATCTTTGCTGCCATCAATCTTCTTATGGTCCCTGCCTCTTGGTGGATCTTCCCCGAGACGGCCGGCCGCAGTCTGGAAGAGATGGACCTGATCTTTGCCAAGTCCAGTTGCTGGAACCCCTACGATGTGGTGCGCATCGAGAAGAAGACTCCCCGCCGCTACGACAGGGACGGcaacctgcgcgaggaccCCGTTtccgaggtcgagcagctcgctgcCGTGGAGGACTTCCATCCCTGA
- a CDS encoding uncharacterized protein (EggNog:ENOG503P6XY; COG:K): MTSEDHNSISFILGLNQFQEGAPPENVEATSGDTNHLLAGLNTLPSASPEHADEAVTNFANQLSLWTNASFSFDGPMGHALIGDEEKEPSKAEGARREDEEDKMQRYFAASSAHSNAARDKNRELDRETRTASGPSYQGPLNDTPAAGFAGSFHEAMGTPRAEPQRAATFPASQPGISPQDAAAWRVQNAEPGAPAAAAAPGAPGQNWDLTSTLALQYLLSKNPNVLQNLPHLNGAAQAPQRQWQPPASPSGASGVPNGFAAPHTPVDPFQVLNAPPQNRPSGSAPSSSARSASSLGERAPASEFTFAAPGDASKVPSAKKRSSSSALSRSNSTHLEPAPEQDDDQSGSQSDSAKPESSRNRNGPNVSDRVKLVDTGNPEADAETNRQAIEEDKRRRNTAASARFRVKKKQREAALEMSARELESQVNELKQDNERLRTENEWLKRLITARPEGLSSLLGASVQPQPYPVSSGQGLEGIAAQPPAFFAKGSHDAPQE; encoded by the coding sequence ATGACAAGCGAAGATCACAATTCTATCTCCTTTATCCTGGGGCTCAATCAGTTCCAGGAGGGTGCTCCGCCGGAAAACGTGGAGGCGACGTCGGGCGACACCAACCACCTCCTCGCGGGGCTCAATACActgccgtcggcgagcccAGAACATGCAGACGAGGCCGTGACGAACTTTGCAAATCAGCTGTCGCTGTGGACCAACGCGAGTTTCTCGTTCGACGGACCGATGGGCCATGCCTTGATCGGTGACGAGGAAAAGGAGCCGTccaaggccgagggcgcgcgccgcgaggacgaggaagaTAAGATGCAGCGCTATTTTGCCGCGTCAAGTGCGCACTCGAACGCGGCGCGGGATAAGAACCGCGAGCTGGACCGCGAaacgcgcaccgcctcgggACCGTCTTATCAGGGTCCGCTGAACGATACGCCGGCAGCAGGCTTTGCGGGCAGTTTCCACGAGGCCAtgggcacgccgcgcgcagagccacagcgcgccgcgaccttCCCGGCATCTCAGCCGGGCATTTCGCCccaggacgcggcggcttGGCGTGTGCAAAACGCCGAgccgggcgcgcctgccgccgcagccgcccCGGGCGCACCGGGCCAGAACTGGGACCTGacgtcgacgctcgcgctgcagtaCCTCTTGTCCAAGAACCCCAACGTGCTGCAAAACTTGCCGCACCTCAACGGTGCGGCCCAGGCCCCACAGCGCCAATGGCAGCCGCCGGCGAGTCCGAGCGGTGCCAGCGGTGTCCCGAACGGCtttgccgcgccgcacacACCGGTGGACCCGTTCCAGGTGCTCAACGCACCGCCGCAGAACCGCCCGTCGGGCAGCGCAccaagctcctcggcgcgcagcgccagcagcctcggcgagcgtgcgccagcgTCCGAGTTCACGTttgccgcgccgggcgatGCGAGCAAGGTGCCATCGGCCAAgaagcgcagctcgtcgtcggcgctcaGCCGCAGCAACTCGACGCACCTCGAGCCGGCCCCCGAGCAGGACGACGACCAGTCGGGCTCGCagagcgactcggcgaaGCCCGAGTCGTCGCGCAACCGCAACGGCCCGAACGTGTCTGACCGCGTCAAGCTCGTCGACACCGGCAACCCCGAGGCGGATGCCGAGACGAACCGCCAGGCGATCGAGGAGGACAAGCGCCGGCGGAATACGGCGGCCAGTGCGCGCTTCCGTGTAAAGAAGAAGCAACGcgaagcggcgctcgagatgTCGGCCCGGGAGCTGGAATCCCAGGTGAACGAGCTGAAGCAGGAcaacgagcgcctgcgtaCCGAAAACGAGTGGCTCAAGCGGCTCATTACGGCCCGCCCAGAGGGGCTCTCGTCGCTCTtgggcgcgagcgtgcagCCGCAGCCCTACCCGGTGTCTTCGGGACAAGGTTTGGAGGGGATCGCAGCGCAGCCCCCAGCGTTCTTTGCCAAGGGCTCGCAtgatgcgccgcaggagTAG